The proteins below are encoded in one region of Microbacterium pygmaeum:
- a CDS encoding dihydrofolate reductase family protein has product MSDRSKVVVEMSMSLDGFVATPEHSTEHVHAWYDGGEVAVQMPHSDLTFHVDEVSAPIVRAAFELGANVTGRVTFDDAEAWGGEDPMGIPSFIVTHEVPEEWRDCESPFTFVTDGVESAIRQAKAAAIGDRPVGVAGGDIAMQCLRLGLLDELWIHLTPVLLGRGIRLFDELDGSPVQLEQQRVVVGTGVTHLFYDVIGPAE; this is encoded by the coding sequence ATGAGCGATCGGTCGAAAGTCGTCGTCGAGATGTCGATGTCGCTGGACGGTTTCGTCGCGACGCCCGAGCATTCCACAGAACACGTGCACGCCTGGTACGACGGCGGGGAGGTCGCGGTGCAGATGCCGCACAGCGATCTCACGTTCCACGTCGATGAGGTCAGCGCCCCGATCGTGCGCGCCGCCTTCGAGCTCGGCGCGAACGTCACCGGGCGGGTGACCTTCGATGACGCCGAGGCGTGGGGCGGCGAGGATCCGATGGGGATCCCGAGCTTCATCGTCACCCATGAGGTGCCGGAGGAGTGGCGCGATTGCGAGAGCCCCTTCACCTTCGTGACGGACGGGGTCGAGAGCGCGATCCGCCAGGCCAAGGCCGCGGCGATCGGCGACAGGCCCGTCGGAGTGGCCGGTGGAGACATCGCCATGCAGTGCCTGCGACTCGGGCTGCTCGATGAGCTCTGGATCCATCTGACTCCCGTACTGCTCGGTCGCGGCATCCGCCTGTTCGATGAGCTCGACGGATCACCGGTTCAGCTCGAACAGCAGCGGGTCGTCGTGGGGACGGGCGTCACGCACCTCTTCTACGACGTGATCGGACCGGCTGAGTGA
- the helR gene encoding RNA polymerase recycling motor ATPase HelR, translating to MTDPLHVFDLDPQVAAKADPALIAADEAHFALLSATLDQTVAEVIRRRDEALAQPGGTGQEAMDRDLEVRRLSTRLSTLRRFGLDLCLGKMVFADDREPVYIGRIGLTDASNSSILRDWRSPAAEPFFGATHANPMGLLSRRRYRWHGGRIHDYWDEVFTAEGLAGTAALDDQSAFLASLGSTRSERMRDVLSTIQADQDAIIRAPSPGTLVVDGGPGTGKTVVALHRAAYLLYSDPRVDRRRGGVLFVGPHEPYLAYVSDILPGLSEDGVELCTLRDLVPEGAAAVAEADTEVVRLKSSARMIAAIEPAVGLYEEPPTVRLRVETPWLDLEIGPEEWTEAFQAAESGVPHNEARDDVLEALLDILLDSATDQTAGGVPLAALRRSLLADDGLMRTFNRAWPLLEADYVVGTLWSVPAYLRRCAPWLGPDEVRVLQRAEGSAWTDADLPLLDAARLRLGDAEATVRRRRREARQAAERAEMAEVIEHLIAADDSEMQVMSMLRRDDFQYTLIDGAGEPDVRAPRFAGPFAHIVVDEAQEMTDAQWQMLLLRCPTRSFTVVGDRAQARHGFTRTWEERLTSAGLDRITRAPLTVNYRTPEEIMAEAEPVIRAAIPDANVPTSIRGSGLPVRRGAIDELGAVLGEWESRHPDAIACVIGSRSFVARPRVRSLTPESAKGLEFDLVVLVDPDAFGDGIEGAVDRYVSMTRATQQLVILTSP from the coding sequence GTGACCGATCCCCTCCATGTCTTCGACCTCGATCCGCAGGTGGCGGCCAAGGCCGACCCGGCGCTGATCGCCGCCGACGAAGCGCATTTCGCGTTGCTGTCCGCGACCCTGGACCAGACCGTCGCCGAGGTGATCCGGCGCCGCGACGAAGCGCTCGCTCAGCCGGGCGGCACCGGCCAGGAGGCGATGGACCGCGACCTCGAGGTGCGCCGCCTCTCGACCCGGCTGAGCACGCTCCGCCGCTTCGGACTGGATCTGTGTCTCGGCAAGATGGTGTTCGCCGATGATCGCGAGCCGGTGTACATCGGACGCATCGGGCTCACGGACGCCTCGAACTCCAGCATCCTCCGCGACTGGCGATCCCCCGCCGCCGAGCCGTTCTTCGGGGCGACCCACGCGAATCCGATGGGACTGCTCAGCCGCCGCCGGTATCGCTGGCACGGCGGGCGCATCCACGACTACTGGGACGAGGTGTTCACCGCCGAAGGTCTCGCCGGTACGGCAGCGCTCGATGATCAGTCCGCGTTCCTGGCCAGTCTCGGCAGCACCCGCTCGGAGCGGATGCGCGATGTGCTCTCCACGATTCAGGCGGATCAGGATGCCATCATCCGGGCGCCGTCGCCTGGGACGCTCGTCGTGGACGGCGGACCCGGCACGGGAAAGACCGTGGTGGCGCTGCACCGCGCGGCCTACCTGCTGTACTCCGACCCGCGTGTGGACCGCCGTCGTGGTGGGGTGCTGTTCGTCGGGCCGCACGAACCCTACCTCGCGTACGTCTCCGACATCCTCCCGGGGCTCAGCGAGGACGGCGTGGAGCTGTGCACACTGCGCGATCTGGTGCCGGAGGGTGCTGCCGCCGTCGCGGAAGCGGATACGGAGGTGGTGCGGCTGAAGTCGAGCGCGCGCATGATCGCGGCGATCGAACCGGCGGTCGGCCTCTACGAGGAGCCGCCGACGGTCCGCCTCCGCGTCGAGACCCCGTGGCTGGATCTGGAGATCGGACCCGAGGAGTGGACCGAAGCGTTCCAGGCCGCCGAGTCCGGCGTCCCGCACAACGAAGCCCGCGACGACGTGCTCGAGGCCCTGCTGGACATCCTCCTCGACAGCGCGACGGATCAGACGGCGGGCGGGGTCCCGCTCGCTGCCCTCCGCCGCTCTCTGCTGGCCGACGACGGGCTCATGCGCACCTTCAACCGGGCGTGGCCGCTGCTGGAGGCCGACTACGTCGTCGGCACGCTGTGGTCGGTGCCCGCCTACCTGCGTCGCTGCGCTCCCTGGCTCGGGCCGGACGAGGTGCGGGTGCTGCAGCGCGCCGAGGGCAGCGCCTGGACGGACGCGGACCTGCCGCTGCTGGATGCCGCGCGCCTTCGACTCGGTGACGCCGAGGCGACGGTGCGCCGACGCCGGCGGGAGGCGCGTCAGGCCGCCGAGCGGGCGGAGATGGCGGAGGTCATCGAGCACCTGATCGCCGCGGATGACTCCGAGATGCAGGTCATGTCGATGCTGCGCAGGGACGACTTCCAGTACACGCTGATCGACGGCGCCGGCGAGCCGGACGTGCGCGCCCCCCGCTTCGCCGGGCCGTTCGCCCACATCGTCGTCGACGAAGCGCAGGAGATGACCGACGCGCAGTGGCAGATGCTGCTGCTGCGATGCCCGACGCGCAGCTTCACGGTGGTCGGCGACCGCGCCCAGGCCCGGCACGGCTTCACGCGGACGTGGGAGGAGCGCCTCACGTCGGCGGGACTCGACCGGATCACGCGGGCCCCGTTGACGGTCAACTACCGGACTCCCGAAGAGATCATGGCCGAGGCGGAACCCGTCATCCGGGCGGCGATCCCCGATGCGAACGTCCCCACCTCGATCCGCGGGAGCGGGCTGCCCGTCCGACGCGGCGCGATCGACGAACTCGGCGCGGTGCTCGGCGAATGGGAGTCCCGGCACCCGGACGCGATCGCGTGCGTGATCGGAAGCCGATCCTTCGTCGCCCGGCCGCGCGTGCGCTCGCTGACACCGGAATCGGCGAAGGGGCTCGAGTTCGATCTGGTGGTGCTGGTCGACCCGGATGCGTTCGGCGACGGCATCGAAGGCGCGGTGGATCGCTACGTCTCGATGACGCGCGCGACGCAGCAGCTCGTCATCCTCACGTCGCCCTGA
- a CDS encoding sensor histidine kinase, which produces MIRERGLSVRVKLTLSYAGFLLVAGGLLLAVVWVFLLRYVPSGPISGDGPFIPNRGDLVRAFVPPAAWALVFLLVFGLVGGWILAGRMLAPLARITAATRKVGEGSLSHRIDLEGPDDEFRELADSFDAMLARLEAHVAEQQRFAANASHELRTPLAISQTLLDVARSDADRGPDPLLDRLYAVNARAIELTEALLVLSRTDRRAFVREAVDLSLLAEEAAETLLPLAEARRVVIETDGDVTPAVGSPALLLQLTTNLLHNGIVHNGPDGGVATVTTAIRREAAVLTVENSGPVLPAPLVATLTEPFQRGTERIRADDTGVGLGLAIVKSITDAHDGALDIVALPEGGLRVTVQLPRRPRPAARRPTVVT; this is translated from the coding sequence ATGATCAGAGAGCGCGGGCTCAGCGTCCGGGTCAAGCTCACCCTGAGCTACGCGGGCTTCCTGCTGGTGGCCGGCGGACTCCTGCTCGCCGTGGTGTGGGTGTTCCTGTTGCGCTACGTGCCGTCGGGTCCGATCTCGGGCGACGGACCGTTCATCCCCAACCGCGGAGACCTGGTGCGGGCATTCGTCCCGCCCGCAGCGTGGGCGCTGGTGTTCCTGCTGGTGTTCGGGCTGGTCGGCGGGTGGATCCTGGCGGGCCGGATGCTGGCTCCGCTGGCGCGCATCACCGCCGCGACCCGCAAGGTGGGGGAGGGGTCGCTCTCGCACCGGATCGACCTCGAAGGCCCCGACGACGAGTTCCGCGAACTGGCCGACAGCTTCGACGCGATGCTCGCCCGCCTCGAGGCCCACGTCGCCGAGCAGCAGCGCTTCGCAGCGAACGCCTCGCACGAGTTGCGCACCCCCCTGGCGATCTCGCAGACGCTGCTGGATGTGGCGCGGAGCGACGCCGACCGCGGACCCGACCCGCTGCTGGACCGGCTGTACGCGGTGAACGCGCGGGCCATCGAGCTCACCGAGGCGCTGCTGGTCCTGAGTCGCACCGACCGGCGCGCGTTCGTGCGCGAGGCGGTGGATCTGTCGCTGCTGGCCGAGGAGGCAGCCGAGACCCTTCTGCCGCTCGCCGAAGCGCGACGCGTGGTCATCGAGACCGACGGGGATGTCACGCCGGCGGTCGGATCGCCCGCGCTGCTGCTGCAGCTGACCACGAATCTCCTGCACAACGGGATCGTGCACAACGGTCCGGACGGTGGGGTCGCGACCGTCACGACCGCGATACGCCGCGAGGCGGCCGTGCTGACCGTGGAGAATTCCGGTCCCGTCCTTCCAGCGCCGCTCGTCGCCACGCTGACCGAACCGTTCCAGCGCGGCACCGAGCGCATCCGCGCCGACGACACCGGGGTCGGCCTCGGACTCGCGATCGTGAAGAGCATCACCGACGCGCACGACGGTGCGCTGGATATCGTCGCGCTGCCGGAGGGTGGTCTGCGGGTGACCGTTCAGCTGCCGCGCCGGCCGCGGCCGGCCGCTCGGCGGCCCACCGTCGTGACGTAG
- a CDS encoding SDR family oxidoreductase, which yields MTTELQIPDLTGRLAVVTGASDGIGRVIATRLAAAGAEVVLPVRTIAKGEASADLIRSRVPGARVTIRALDLSSLESVAALVDALAAEGRPIQLLVNNAGVMTPPDHQATRDGFELQFGTNHLGHFTLTLGLLPLLRAGRARVTHQTSVAARSGGINWSDPNWERTYDGMKAYAQSKIAVGLFARDLDARSRTEGWGVTSNLAHPGVSPTNLLAAQPAMGRERATGARRLIQLMSRVGITGTVDSAALPALLAAADAHAGGDEFYGPKRVIGGPPVRQDLWAPLRSMEDAQRLWDLSARLVGPRFAQS from the coding sequence ATGACTACCGAACTTCAGATCCCCGACCTGACCGGCCGCCTCGCCGTCGTCACCGGCGCAAGCGACGGCATCGGGCGGGTGATCGCGACCCGACTCGCTGCCGCCGGCGCCGAGGTGGTGCTGCCCGTCCGCACGATCGCCAAGGGCGAGGCATCCGCAGATCTCATCCGCAGCCGGGTGCCGGGCGCCCGCGTGACCATCCGCGCACTCGACCTTTCGTCACTCGAGTCGGTTGCCGCCCTCGTGGACGCGCTCGCCGCCGAGGGCCGGCCGATCCAGCTGCTCGTCAACAATGCCGGGGTGATGACGCCGCCGGACCATCAGGCCACTCGCGACGGCTTCGAGTTGCAGTTCGGCACCAACCACCTGGGCCATTTCACACTGACCCTCGGGCTGCTGCCGCTACTGCGTGCAGGGCGCGCCCGGGTCACGCACCAGACCAGCGTGGCGGCACGCAGCGGTGGGATCAACTGGAGCGACCCGAACTGGGAACGCACGTACGACGGCATGAAGGCGTACGCCCAGTCGAAGATCGCCGTCGGACTCTTCGCCCGTGACCTCGACGCGCGCAGCCGCACCGAGGGATGGGGGGTGACCAGCAACCTGGCGCACCCGGGAGTCTCGCCCACCAATCTGCTCGCAGCGCAGCCCGCGATGGGCCGCGAACGGGCGACCGGCGCACGACGCCTGATCCAGCTGATGTCGCGCGTGGGGATCACGGGCACCGTGGACAGCGCGGCGCTGCCCGCCCTGCTGGCCGCAGCCGACGCGCACGCCGGCGGCGACGAATTCTACGGTCCGAAGCGCGTCATCGGGGGACCGCCGGTACGCCAGGACCTGTGGGCGCCGTTGCGCAGCATGGAGGATGCGCAACGGCTGTGGGACCTGTCGGCTCGACTCGTCGGCCCACGATTCGCACAGTCGTAG
- a CDS encoding VanZ family protein has protein sequence MTVYRDAAIRPRHVLVTGMFVAYLALLVWLVLFKLHAPYIGGAEDRTLKLVPFVAADGLGSNAPREVLANLVLFVPFGILMGLIAPSWSWWKTLGSVALFSAALETAQWVLAIGAADLTDVIVNTAGGVLGMLLLGLSRLAFGPRARGAWAVIVAIGLVGAVLALALSALDPAPGGLAPLKFAAG, from the coding sequence ATGACCGTCTACCGGGATGCCGCCATTCGGCCGCGGCACGTGCTGGTGACGGGAATGTTCGTCGCGTATCTGGCCCTGCTCGTGTGGCTCGTTCTCTTCAAGCTGCACGCACCGTACATCGGCGGCGCCGAGGATCGGACGCTCAAGCTCGTCCCGTTCGTGGCCGCCGACGGTCTCGGCTCGAACGCGCCTCGGGAGGTCCTGGCGAATCTCGTTCTCTTCGTGCCGTTCGGCATCCTGATGGGTCTGATCGCGCCGTCCTGGTCGTGGTGGAAGACGCTCGGCAGCGTGGCGCTGTTCAGCGCCGCGCTCGAGACCGCGCAGTGGGTTCTCGCGATCGGGGCAGCGGATCTGACCGACGTGATCGTCAACACCGCGGGCGGCGTGCTGGGGATGCTGCTGCTCGGACTGAGCCGCCTCGCGTTCGGACCGCGGGCCCGGGGCGCCTGGGCGGTGATCGTCGCGATCGGTCTGGTGGGCGCGGTCCTCGCGCTCGCGCTCTCGGCGTTGGATCCGGCTCCCGGCGGGCTCGCCCCGCTCAAGTTCGCAGCGGGGTGA
- a CDS encoding class I SAM-dependent methyltransferase: MDRYALPHDLSGEPDRLALMSQMLDPQLFFRLRQIGVGQGWRCLEVGAGNGSVSRWLGQQVGETGSVIVSDLTPDLIRAVEAPNVEVKAIDVTSDELGSGYDLVVARALLHHLPGRTAVLGRLAEAVGEGGWLVLEEPDFHPVLATDNPELRDFWEGWLAWAASEDIDYFVGRRIAARMIALGLQDVRAWGETILYRGGSLTARYLSSTMHELHDRLLASGFISPRVWDDAMALFENEDFWSWQNSYVTTVGRRAAGRGRRGS, from the coding sequence ATGGACCGATACGCACTTCCGCACGATCTGAGCGGCGAACCCGACCGTCTCGCCCTGATGTCGCAGATGCTCGACCCGCAGCTGTTCTTCCGCCTGCGGCAGATCGGCGTCGGGCAAGGGTGGCGCTGTCTCGAAGTCGGCGCGGGCAACGGCAGCGTCTCCCGATGGCTGGGCCAACAGGTCGGGGAGACCGGCTCGGTGATCGTCAGCGATCTCACGCCCGACCTGATCCGGGCAGTGGAGGCGCCCAACGTCGAGGTGAAGGCGATCGACGTGACCAGCGACGAACTCGGATCCGGGTACGACCTCGTGGTCGCGCGGGCTCTGCTGCACCATCTCCCGGGCCGCACGGCCGTCCTCGGCCGACTGGCTGAGGCGGTGGGGGAGGGCGGATGGCTCGTGCTGGAAGAGCCCGACTTCCATCCGGTGCTCGCAACCGACAATCCGGAACTGCGTGACTTCTGGGAGGGCTGGCTGGCATGGGCGGCGAGCGAGGACATCGACTATTTCGTCGGTCGTCGCATCGCTGCCCGCATGATCGCACTCGGCCTGCAAGACGTGCGGGCCTGGGGAGAGACGATCCTGTACCGCGGCGGCTCGCTCACCGCGCGCTACCTCTCCTCGACCATGCATGAGTTGCACGACCGCCTCCTGGCATCCGGCTTCATCTCTCCACGCGTCTGGGACGACGCGATGGCGCTGTTCGAGAACGAAGACTTCTGGAGCTGGCAGAACAGCTACGTCACGACGGTGGGCCGCCGAGCGGCCGGCCGCGGCCGGCGCGGCAGCTGA
- a CDS encoding response regulator transcription factor — translation MRVLIVEDEPFMAEAIRDGLRLEAIAADIAGDGDTARELLSINAYDIAILDRDIPGPSGDEIAEDLVASGSGIPILMLTAADRLDDKASGFELGADDYLTKPFELRELVLRLRALDRRRAHSRPPVREIAGLRLDPFRREVFRDGRYVALTRKQFAVLEVLIAAEGGIVSAEQLLERAWDENADPFTNAVRITVSALRKRLGEPWVIATVPGVGYRIAADTDAAPAASIP, via the coding sequence ATGCGTGTGCTGATCGTCGAGGACGAGCCCTTCATGGCGGAGGCGATCCGCGACGGGCTGCGCCTCGAAGCGATCGCCGCCGACATCGCCGGCGACGGCGATACCGCGCGGGAACTGCTGAGCATCAACGCGTATGACATCGCGATCCTCGACCGCGACATCCCCGGTCCTTCAGGCGACGAGATCGCCGAAGACCTTGTCGCCTCGGGCAGCGGCATCCCGATCCTCATGCTGACCGCCGCCGATCGTCTCGACGACAAGGCCTCCGGCTTCGAGCTGGGAGCCGATGACTACCTGACCAAGCCGTTCGAGCTGCGCGAGCTCGTCCTGCGGCTGCGTGCTCTGGACCGACGGCGCGCGCACAGCCGACCGCCCGTGCGCGAGATCGCGGGGCTGCGCCTCGACCCGTTCCGGCGCGAGGTCTTCCGCGACGGGAGGTACGTCGCCCTCACCCGCAAGCAGTTCGCCGTGCTGGAGGTCCTGATCGCCGCCGAAGGCGGCATCGTCAGCGCCGAGCAGCTGCTGGAGCGGGCGTGGGACGAGAACGCCGACCCGTTCACCAACGCGGTGCGCATCACCGTCTCGGCACTTCGGAAGAGACTCGGCGAGCCGTGGGTGATCGCGACCGTGCCGGGCGTCGGCTACCGGATCGCGGCGGACACGGATGCCGCGCCCGCGGCGAGCATCCCATGA
- a CDS encoding YaeQ family protein — MAAGAVMYTFAVQLADVDRGIYDELSLRAARHPSETDAYMMTRVLAYCLEFDDGIVFGEGISATNEPAVLIRDLTGRITAWIEVGAPDAERLHYGSKLADRTTVYTHRDPAKVLAPWVGKRIHRSESIVLHSFDPGFVDGAVAALERRNTMTLSITERQLYLELNGVHLSSAVHDHPLE; from the coding sequence ATGGCCGCAGGCGCAGTGATGTACACGTTCGCCGTGCAGCTGGCCGACGTCGACCGCGGGATCTACGACGAGCTGAGTCTGCGCGCGGCGCGGCATCCGTCCGAGACCGACGCTTACATGATGACCCGGGTGCTGGCGTACTGCCTCGAGTTCGACGATGGCATCGTCTTCGGCGAGGGGATCTCGGCGACGAACGAGCCGGCCGTCCTGATCCGCGATCTGACCGGTCGCATCACGGCGTGGATCGAGGTGGGTGCCCCTGACGCGGAACGCCTGCACTACGGCAGCAAGCTGGCAGACCGGACCACGGTGTACACGCACCGTGATCCGGCCAAAGTGCTGGCGCCGTGGGTCGGCAAGCGGATCCACCGGTCCGAGTCGATCGTGCTGCACAGCTTCGATCCCGGCTTCGTCGACGGCGCAGTCGCCGCGCTGGAGCGCCGGAACACCATGACGCTCTCGATCACCGAGCGCCAGCTGTACCTCGAACTGAACGGCGTGCACCTCAGCTCGGCGGTCCACGACCACCCGCTGGAGTAG
- a CDS encoding aldo/keto reductase, whose protein sequence is MDYTYLGRTGTSVSRIVLGTMNFGDRTTEEDSFAILDRAIELGINFIDTANGYGGSGGRGATEEIIGRWFAARPGVRDDVVLATKVHSPMVDPTPDGDVVNARGASAWQVRREAIGSLRRLQTDRIDLYQFHHIDRHISWPELWQSMETLVARGEVVYTGSSNFAAWNIAQANEVAQQRHFLGLVSEQSLYNLTQRSIELEVLPAAQHYGLGILPWSPLAGGLLSGGSNDAKARSNTERVSSARAERQEQLDAYDSFARERGWTPSALGLAWLLHQPGVTGPIIGPRTVEQLESAVTALEIHLSEDDLRSLDELFPGPGGQAPEAYAW, encoded by the coding sequence ATGGACTACACGTACCTCGGACGCACCGGAACCTCCGTCTCGCGCATCGTGCTGGGCACGATGAACTTCGGCGACCGCACCACTGAGGAGGATTCGTTCGCGATCCTCGACCGTGCGATCGAGCTGGGCATCAACTTCATCGACACGGCGAACGGCTACGGCGGGTCGGGCGGCAGGGGCGCCACCGAGGAGATCATCGGCCGCTGGTTCGCGGCACGCCCTGGCGTGCGCGATGACGTGGTCCTGGCGACGAAGGTGCACTCGCCGATGGTCGACCCGACGCCCGACGGCGATGTCGTGAACGCTCGCGGCGCGTCGGCGTGGCAGGTGCGGCGAGAGGCGATCGGCTCGCTGCGGCGCCTGCAGACGGACCGCATCGACCTCTACCAGTTCCATCACATCGACCGGCACATCTCGTGGCCAGAGCTGTGGCAGTCGATGGAGACGCTCGTCGCCCGTGGCGAGGTCGTGTACACCGGCAGCTCCAACTTCGCCGCGTGGAACATCGCCCAGGCCAACGAGGTCGCGCAGCAGCGCCACTTCCTGGGGCTCGTGAGCGAGCAGTCGCTCTACAACCTGACGCAGCGATCCATCGAGCTCGAGGTCCTGCCCGCCGCGCAGCACTACGGTCTCGGCATCCTGCCGTGGTCGCCGCTGGCCGGTGGACTCCTCAGCGGCGGGTCGAACGATGCGAAGGCGCGATCGAACACCGAGCGGGTGAGCTCGGCGCGCGCGGAGCGCCAGGAACAGCTGGACGCCTACGACTCCTTCGCGCGAGAGCGCGGCTGGACGCCGTCGGCACTCGGTCTGGCGTGGCTGCTGCACCAGCCGGGCGTGACAGGGCCGATCATCGGGCCCCGCACCGTCGAGCAGCTCGAATCCGCGGTCACCGCGCTGGAGATCCACCTCAGCGAGGACGACCTGCGCAGCCTCGACGAACTGTTCCCCGGCCCGGGCGGACAGGCGCCCGAGGCGTACGCCTGGTAG
- a CDS encoding M15 family metallopeptidase, protein MTQTTRIRPRRILATGAATVLMASAAIAGIVASQAASSGEAPTFSSTVTPAFDDGPHQGSPGVPGGAGGLTEADGILPDGVGVFDGEYPAVANIHADLLKAVRAAADDASADGIRFIVNSGWRSAAYQDQLLQDALAQYGSESEAARWVLTAETSAHVAGDAIDIGPVDAQSWLSQYGAAYGLCQTYANEMWHFELRPEAITDGCPASYSDPTEDPRTQR, encoded by the coding sequence ATGACGCAGACGACTCGGATACGCCCACGCCGGATCCTCGCCACCGGAGCGGCCACGGTCCTGATGGCCAGTGCCGCGATCGCGGGGATCGTCGCTTCGCAGGCGGCATCGTCGGGAGAGGCGCCGACGTTCTCCTCGACGGTGACCCCGGCGTTCGACGACGGGCCCCACCAAGGGTCACCTGGCGTACCGGGCGGTGCGGGTGGTCTCACCGAGGCGGACGGCATCCTGCCGGACGGGGTCGGCGTCTTCGATGGCGAGTACCCGGCCGTGGCGAATATCCACGCCGACCTGCTGAAGGCGGTGCGCGCGGCCGCCGATGATGCGTCGGCGGACGGCATCCGCTTCATCGTCAACAGCGGCTGGCGATCGGCGGCGTACCAGGATCAGCTGCTGCAGGATGCGCTCGCGCAGTACGGCTCCGAGTCGGAGGCGGCGCGGTGGGTGCTCACCGCGGAGACGTCAGCCCACGTGGCGGGCGATGCGATCGACATCGGGCCGGTCGATGCGCAGTCCTGGCTGTCGCAGTACGGCGCGGCCTACGGACTGTGCCAGACCTACGCGAACGAGATGTGGCATTTCGAGCTGCGACCCGAGGCGATCACCGACGGCTGCCCGGCGTCGTACTCCGATCCGACCGAGGATCCGAGGACGCAGCGATGA
- a CDS encoding PhzF family phenazine biosynthesis protein, whose amino-acid sequence MSILANVVDVFVDDKGQHGNPLGILWASSSTRKQEQQIAADLGFSETIFIDGVDGVATARIFTPTQELPFAGHPTVGLAAWLRSNGDEVKAIHVPAGSVRVRFDGERTFVTAMPEWTPAFEFQQLDSAHELRAVDPDAFAQGLHYLWAWIDEDQHRVRARMFAPDLGIREDEATGAAAVRLSAELGRDLQIVQGQGSLLHTHVRYLGQQIEVGGNVSDARTLELR is encoded by the coding sequence GTGAGCATTCTTGCGAACGTCGTGGACGTGTTCGTCGACGACAAGGGACAGCATGGCAATCCGCTCGGCATCCTCTGGGCGTCCTCATCGACACGCAAGCAGGAGCAGCAGATCGCGGCCGACCTCGGCTTCAGCGAGACGATCTTCATCGACGGCGTCGACGGTGTCGCGACCGCCCGGATCTTCACCCCGACCCAGGAACTGCCTTTCGCCGGGCACCCGACCGTGGGCCTGGCGGCGTGGCTGCGCAGCAACGGCGACGAGGTGAAGGCGATTCACGTCCCCGCGGGAAGCGTGCGGGTTCGTTTCGACGGCGAACGCACATTCGTCACGGCGATGCCGGAGTGGACGCCGGCCTTCGAGTTCCAGCAGCTGGATTCGGCCCACGAGCTGCGCGCCGTCGACCCCGATGCGTTCGCGCAGGGGCTGCATTACCTGTGGGCATGGATCGATGAGGACCAGCACCGGGTGCGGGCGCGCATGTTCGCCCCGGATCTGGGAATCCGCGAGGACGAAGCCACCGGAGCCGCCGCGGTGCGGCTCAGCGCGGAGCTGGGTCGCGACCTGCAGATCGTGCAGGGACAGGGATCGCTGCTGCACACGCACGTGCGGTATCTCGGCCAGCAGATCGAGGTGGGCGGCAACGTGTCGGACGCCCGCACGCTCGAGCTGCGCTGA
- a CDS encoding helix-turn-helix transcriptional regulator encodes MDREGLAFLRRRRESLQPEDVGLTRGPRRRTDGLRREEVAALSHMSTDYYARLERATGPQPSEQMMASIAQGLHLTVGERDHIFRLAGHNPPARGSSSDHVSPGLLRIFDRLQDTPAEIVSEVGETLRQTPTGVALLGSASNREGPARSIGYRWFSDPAARAPYPPEEQALLSRVYAAGLRELVTLRGPGSRAAELAELLLAQSSEFRRLWDLHEVGLRPPDLKRFTHPEVGELELNCQTLIDPDQSHRLLVYTAEPGSTSYEKLRLLSVIGAQSLA; translated from the coding sequence ATGGATCGCGAAGGACTGGCGTTCCTGCGGCGCCGGCGCGAGTCGCTGCAGCCGGAGGACGTCGGGCTCACACGCGGCCCGCGGCGGCGCACGGACGGCCTGCGCCGCGAAGAGGTCGCCGCGCTCTCCCACATGTCCACGGACTACTACGCACGGCTGGAGCGGGCGACCGGTCCGCAGCCCTCGGAGCAGATGATGGCCTCGATCGCCCAGGGCCTGCACCTGACGGTCGGCGAGCGCGACCACATCTTCCGCCTGGCCGGGCACAACCCGCCGGCACGCGGATCCTCCAGCGACCACGTCAGCCCGGGCTTGCTGCGCATCTTCGACCGACTCCAGGACACGCCCGCCGAGATCGTCAGCGAAGTCGGGGAGACACTGCGGCAGACGCCCACCGGGGTGGCACTCCTGGGAAGCGCGTCGAATCGCGAGGGTCCTGCACGCAGCATCGGGTACCGGTGGTTCAGCGACCCCGCCGCGCGTGCGCCGTACCCGCCCGAGGAGCAGGCTCTGCTCTCCCGCGTATACGCGGCCGGCCTGCGTGAGCTCGTGACGCTCCGCGGCCCTGGATCGCGCGCCGCGGAGCTCGCCGAGCTGCTGCTCGCACAGAGTTCCGAATTCCGCCGGCTCTGGGACCTGCACGAGGTCGGTCTGCGGCCGCCTGACCTCAAGCGCTTCACGCACCCCGAGGTCGGAGAGCTGGAGCTGAACTGCCAGACGCTGATCGATCCGGATCAGTCGCATCGGCTGCTCGTCTACACCGCCGAGCCCGGCAGCACCAGCTACGAGAAGCTGCGCCTGCTGTCGGTGATCGGCGCGCAGTCGCTGGCCTGA